One Bradyrhizobium zhanjiangense DNA segment encodes these proteins:
- a CDS encoding efflux RND transporter permease subunit, whose product MASISEPFIRRPVATTLLSIGLFLLGVVAYEFLPVASVPNVDFPAIFVSASRPGADPSVMAATVASPLERRLGEIAGINQITSTSSLGTTNIQLQFDIGRNIDKAARDVQAAINASLIDLPSDLPTLPRFRKANTAGAPVFVLALTSKTLSASAIYDVADTVIAQRISQVPGVGDVTVSGADQPAVRVQLNPVALSNAGIATDDVRTAIINANPLGPVGIFNGERQSETLALNRQMRTAKEFRDIVIKSSNGNFVRLSDVADIEDSVRNARSIAWFNKQPAVLIQITKQGDANVIDTVNRVKALIPALKQWIPAGVEISTLVDRTGTIRASVLDMQWTLLATAFLVMVVVFVFLRRLTPTIAAGISVPLALAGTCAGMWIAGFSIDNLSLMALAISVGFVVDDAIVMIENMFRNLEHGMRPFRAAQEGAKQIGFTVVSISLSLIAAFTPLIFMDGIVGRLLREFSLTLTFAILVSTLVSLTVTPMICAHYIRHTTSGTATLFDRLIEGSLSRIVAFYTRTLRTALEFPLLTLLVFFATIALTVTLYIKVPKGYFPTDDSGFVIGATRASADISFQSMLGLQQRLADIVMQDPAVAGIGSTVGSGVGPGGATSNRGTMFISLKPPEERDHVSTQVVIDRLRRALYPVPGIRLFMFAAQDVRAGGRQSDSDYQYTLTSTDLGLLQKWAPIVAKRMESVEGITDISSDRDPGGLQLTLSIDRQKASALGVKVQDIDNALNNAFAQRQIGIIYTQRNQYMTVLEIDPKFQVDPSNLERIYVAGANDAQVPLSAVVHATRGLAALAVYHSQSFPSTTVSFNLLPDVPLQAATQNIQRAVEELHMPEGIRGSFDGNAGDFAKTSGRQPLLILGALVAMYIVLGVLYESLAHPLTIISTLPSAGLGALLALQLTNTPLTVIAFVGIILLIGIVKKNGIMMVDFALDAERQRGLSSAEAIFEACQARFRPILMTTMAALFAGIPLVVATGPGTELRRPLGITIIGGLFVSQILTLYTTPVIYLLIDRLRRRTAPRPLAAPAE is encoded by the coding sequence ATGGCATCGATCTCGGAGCCCTTCATCCGCCGCCCGGTTGCGACCACGCTGCTGTCGATCGGGTTGTTCCTGCTGGGTGTCGTCGCCTACGAGTTCCTTCCCGTCGCCTCCGTCCCGAACGTCGATTTTCCCGCCATCTTCGTCTCGGCCAGCCGGCCCGGCGCCGATCCGTCCGTGATGGCCGCGACGGTCGCCTCGCCGCTGGAGCGGCGGCTCGGGGAGATCGCCGGCATCAACCAGATCACGTCCACGAGTTCGCTCGGCACGACCAACATCCAGCTCCAGTTCGACATCGGCCGCAACATCGACAAGGCCGCCCGCGACGTGCAGGCAGCCATCAACGCCTCGCTCATCGATCTGCCGAGCGACCTGCCGACGCTGCCACGCTTTCGCAAAGCCAACACGGCCGGCGCGCCCGTCTTCGTGTTGGCGCTGACCTCGAAGACGCTATCGGCCAGCGCGATCTACGACGTCGCCGATACGGTCATCGCGCAGCGCATCTCGCAGGTGCCGGGGGTCGGCGACGTCACCGTCTCCGGCGCCGATCAGCCGGCTGTGCGAGTGCAGCTCAATCCAGTCGCGCTGTCGAACGCAGGCATCGCCACCGACGACGTCAGGACCGCGATCATCAACGCCAATCCGCTCGGTCCTGTCGGCATCTTCAACGGCGAGCGCCAGAGCGAGACGCTGGCGCTCAATCGGCAGATGCGCACGGCGAAAGAGTTTCGCGATATCGTCATCAAGAGTTCGAACGGCAATTTCGTCCGGCTCTCCGACGTCGCCGATATCGAGGATTCCGTCCGCAACGCCCGCTCGATCGCCTGGTTCAACAAGCAGCCGGCGGTGCTGATCCAGATCACCAAGCAGGGCGACGCCAACGTCATCGACACCGTCAACAGGGTCAAGGCGCTGATCCCCGCGCTGAAGCAGTGGATCCCGGCCGGCGTCGAGATCTCCACGCTGGTCGATCGCACCGGCACGATCCGCGCCAGTGTCCTGGACATGCAATGGACCTTGCTGGCGACCGCGTTCCTCGTCATGGTCGTGGTGTTCGTGTTCCTGCGGCGGCTGACGCCAACGATCGCGGCGGGCATCTCGGTGCCGCTGGCCTTGGCCGGCACCTGTGCCGGCATGTGGATTGCGGGGTTCTCGATCGACAATCTGTCGCTGATGGCGCTGGCGATCTCCGTCGGCTTCGTGGTCGACGACGCCATCGTCATGATCGAGAACATGTTCCGCAATCTCGAGCACGGCATGCGGCCGTTCCGGGCTGCGCAGGAGGGCGCGAAGCAGATCGGATTCACCGTGGTCTCGATCAGCCTTTCGCTGATCGCGGCGTTCACGCCGCTGATCTTCATGGACGGCATCGTCGGCCGGCTGCTCCGCGAATTCTCGCTGACGCTGACCTTCGCGATCCTGGTCTCGACGCTGGTGTCGCTCACGGTGACGCCGATGATCTGCGCCCATTACATCCGGCACACCACGTCCGGCACCGCGACCTTGTTCGATCGCCTGATCGAGGGCTCGCTGTCGCGCATCGTCGCCTTTTACACCCGCACCCTGCGCACCGCGCTGGAATTCCCGCTGCTGACGTTGCTGGTGTTCTTCGCTACCATCGCTCTCACCGTGACGCTCTACATCAAGGTCCCCAAAGGCTATTTCCCGACCGACGATTCCGGCTTCGTGATCGGGGCGACGCGCGCCTCGGCCGACATCTCATTTCAGTCGATGCTCGGCCTACAGCAGCGGCTCGCGGACATCGTGATGCAGGATCCGGCGGTGGCCGGCATCGGCTCGACCGTCGGCAGCGGCGTGGGCCCCGGCGGCGCCACCTCGAACCGCGGCACCATGTTCATCAGCCTGAAGCCGCCGGAGGAGCGCGACCATGTCTCGACGCAGGTCGTCATCGACCGTCTCAGGCGCGCATTGTATCCCGTGCCCGGCATCCGCCTCTTCATGTTCGCCGCCCAGGACGTGCGCGCCGGCGGACGACAAAGCGATTCCGACTACCAGTACACGCTGACCAGCACAGATCTCGGCCTGCTGCAGAAATGGGCGCCGATCGTGGCCAAACGCATGGAGAGCGTCGAAGGCATCACCGACATTTCCAGCGATCGCGATCCCGGCGGGCTTCAGCTGACCTTGTCGATCGACCGCCAGAAGGCCTCGGCGCTCGGCGTCAAGGTGCAGGACATCGACAATGCGCTGAACAACGCTTTCGCGCAGCGGCAGATCGGAATCATCTACACCCAGCGCAACCAGTACATGACCGTGCTGGAGATCGACCCGAAATTCCAGGTCGATCCCTCCAACCTCGAACGCATCTATGTCGCAGGCGCCAATGACGCGCAGGTACCGCTGTCGGCCGTCGTGCACGCCACGCGCGGGCTCGCGGCGCTCGCGGTCTATCACTCGCAGTCGTTCCCTTCGACCACGGTGTCGTTCAACCTCTTGCCCGACGTGCCGCTCCAGGCCGCGACGCAGAACATCCAGCGTGCGGTCGAGGAATTGCATATGCCCGAGGGCATCCGCGGCAGCTTTGACGGCAATGCCGGCGATTTCGCCAAGACCAGCGGCCGTCAGCCGCTCTTGATCCTCGGCGCGCTGGTCGCGATGTATATCGTGCTCGGCGTGCTCTATGAGAGCCTCGCCCATCCGCTCACGATCATCTCGACGCTGCCTTCGGCCGGTCTCGGCGCGCTGCTTGCGCTTCAATTGACCAATACGCCGCTGACGGTGATCGCCTTCGTCGGCATCATCCTGCTGATCGGCATCGTCAAGAAGAACGGCATCATGATGGTCGACTTCGCGCTCGATGCCGAGCGCCAGCGCGGGCTGTCCTCGGCGGAGGCGATCTTCGAGGCCTGCCAGGCGCGCTTCCGCCCGATCCTGATGACGACGATGGCGGCGCTGTTCGCCGGCATCCCGCTGGTGGTCGCGACCGGCCCCGGCACGGAACTGCGCCGACCACTCGGCATCACCATCATCGGCGGCCTGTTCGTCTCGCAGATCCTGACGCTCTACACGACGCCGGTCATCTACCTCCTGATCGACCGTCTGCGCCGGCGAACCGCGCCGCGCCCGCTGGCCGCGCCGGCGGAATAG